Sequence from the Aromatoleum petrolei genome:
CGCTGCCAGGCCTACATGCTGGCGGGCGATCCGGCGGCAGCCGACCCGGTGTGCGACAAGTCTCCGGCGCACTATGTGGTCACGGAGGCGCTGGCGCGAGCGGAACGGGGCGAGGGCAGGGCGATGCCGCTGGTGTTCCGCGATCCCGCCGCATCGCGCCGCCTCGCCGCCGGTGAGGGGCAGGATAATCAGCGGCGCTCGCGATAACGCCAGGAGCCGTCGCGGTCGTTCCAGTAGCGGTAGCCACCGTCGTGATGGCGTTCGCCCCAGTACCGGTGATGGTGGCCGTAGCCGTCGTGTCCCGCGGGTAGCACGATACAGCCGCCTAGCAGGGTGGCAACGAGGATTGCAGTAAATAATCGAGCCATGATTGACCTCCTTATGAGTGGTCAACGCGCCGCCGGCGAGCACCGTGCACCGCCGCGCATGACTCCTTTGTAAGACTGTGTATGTGGAGCCGCCGACGGGTCGGTGCTCCGTGATGCGCCGCTCACGTCGCAGTCCGTGCGCAGCGGCTCCGGATGGTCGACTTCAGGGCCGATGGGAGCGAAACCCCCGCACGTTACCGACAGGCGCGGGGATAGGGCGATTGTTGCGATTATGAGAACAGAAATTCGCAATTCGTACCGTTTAACCCAATGATCGCGCCGCGTAGAGTTCGCTCCATGGTCAGCACGCAGCACCGAGACATGCGGCCAGCCTCGAACGCAATCAATGGAGAAAGAAAATGAGCAACGGTTTCGTCAAGCGCCTTCTCGCCACCCAAGCCGGCTGGAGTGCCCTGGCACTGCGCGTTCCGGTTGGCATCATCTTTGTCGCACACGGCGCGCAGAAGCTCTTTGCCTGGTTCGGCGGCTACGGTCTGCAAGGCACGGGCCAGTGGATGGAATCGATCGGCCTAGCGCCGGGCCAATTGATGGCCCTGCTGGCGGGTGGAGCGGAATTCTTCGGCGGCCTCGCCCTGATCGTGGGTCTGCTCGTGCGTCCCGCGGCGGCAGTGCTGGCTTTTGCGATGCTGGTCGCGATCTTCAGTGTGCATGCGGCCAATGGATTGTTCATGAAGAACAACGGCTACGAATTCGGTCTCGCGCTGCTTGCAGTCTCGATCTCGCTGGCGTTCAGCGGTGCAGGCCGGGCATCCTTGGACGCCGTGCTGGCCCCTGCGGACAACAAGCGTTGATCTGATTGCCCAGTGCCGATCGCTGCGGCGGGGTCACGCCTGGTTGGGCGGCACGATACCGTGCCGCTTCATCTGGCGATAGACCGTGGCGCGGCAGATGCCTAGTTCGGCTGCGGCTGCGGTGACGTTCCAGCGGTGGCGGCGCAGGGCCGATTCGAGCTGTGCGGCTTCGGAACCGCCGCCCGCGGCCACGGGCGCCGGAGGTGTTTCCTCCGCGTCGAGGCCGGCGGCGGCCATCAGTTCGGCCGGCAGGTCGTCCGGCGTGATCGATGCGCCGTCGCACACGGCCAGCGCGAAGCGCAGCACGTTGCGCAGCTGGCGGACGTTGCCCGGCCACGCGTAGTCGTGCAGCACGGCGCGCGCCGACGGGGTGAGCGCCGCGTTCGTGCCGAGCTCGGCGCCTTCGACGGCGAGGAGCTGGTCGATGAGGTAGTCGCGGTCGCGGCGCTGGCGCAGCGCGGGCAGGTAGAGGATCGCGCCGCACAGGCGGTAGTAGAGGTCCTCGCGGAAGCGGCCCTCGGCGATGAGCTTGCGCAGGTCGCGGTGCGAGGCGGCGACCACGCGCAGGTCTACCGGCACGGGTTTGTCGGCGCCGAGCGGCAGCACCTCGCGTTCGGCCAGCACGCGCAGCAGTCGCGTCTGCAACTGCAGCGGCATGTCGCCGATCTCGTCGAGGAACAGGGTCCCGCCCGAGGACTGCTGGATCAGGCCGCGCATGCCCTTGCTGCGACCGCCCGTGAAGCTGCCCGGCGTGTAGCCGAAGAGCTCGCTTTCGATCAGGGATTCCGGGATCGCTGCGCAGTTGACCGCGACGAAGGTCGCGCCGGCGCGGCTGCTCGATTCGTGCAGGGCCTTGGCGAGCACTTCCTTGCCGGTGCCGGTTTCGCCGTGGATCAGGATGTTTACGGGGCGATTGACGAGGCGCGTGGCCTGGCCGATGAGGCGCTGCATCTGCGGGTCGTCGCCGGCGAGGCGCTTGAGGGCGGCGGGAACGGGGTGTTCGACCGGCGCATGCGGCACGGCGGTACGCGGGGCGACCCGCGGTGGCAGCACCGCGCCGTAATAGACTTCGCCGCCGGCCGTCGATAGGGCCGTGCGATCCGCGACGAAGCCCGCTCGAGCGATGCGCCAGATCGCGTCGATACCTTCGCGGAAGACCTCGCCGAGCGGGCGTCCGACGAGTCGCGCATCCGCGTCGGTGCCGCCCTGGAGGGGGCGCAGGTTGCGGCGGGCACCGTTGTTGGCGCCGACGATGACGCCTTCGGCATCGAAGGCGAGCATGATCTCGCCGGAGACATCCACCATGGTCCACGCCGAGTTCAGGCGCAGCACCCAGCGGTCGCGGAAGTAGCGCAGGAAGTTCGCATCCTCGACCATCTGCGCATACATCGTCGCCAGCTGCAGCGCGAGGTGCTGGCTGTCGCGCGAGGCGGGCGATATCAGCGCGGACACGTCAAGCACGCCGAGCAGGCCGCCGGTGGGGTCGAACAGCGGCGCGCTGTTGCAGGTCAGCGAGATGTGCGAGGCGTCGAAGTGGTCGGTGTGGTGGCAGGTGATCGGCGACTGCTCGACGATGCAGGTGCCCACGGCGCAGGTGCCGGCGCGTTCCTCGCTCCAGTCGGCGCCGAGGTAGAGGCCGGCCTGCTTGAGCTCGCTCGCCCACGCGTCGTTGCCGATGAAGTCGACCGCGATGCCGTGTGCGTCGGTGAGGAGCAGCACATAGCCGATGCCGGCCATGCGCTTGTAGAGCTGTTCCATGCCGGTGCGGGCGACGCCGAGGAATTCCTCGATCTGGTCCTTGTGCTCGCGCAACTGCGCCTGCTCGACGATATGCGCGCGCGTGGGGCGGCTCGGGTCGAGGCCGTAGTCGTGTACGCAGCGCACCCACGAGCGGTGGATGGGATCGGTGGCTGCATCGTCCGAGTGTGATACGGCGAGCACATGGTCGATGTGGTCGCGCTGGATTTGCGCCAGCATCTTGTCTCCTCCTGCGTGGCGGGCTGCGCCGGGGCCGGCGTTTTTTCCCGCGCGTGGACCGTCGGTCGGCCTCTGTGTGCGTTACTTGCAGAGTAATCCACGCCTGCTCACCGGCTCAAGAAAAAATGCGGGAGCGCGATCGCCGCGCCGCCCGCGAACTTGCCTGAAGGAGGGAGAACAGGCAGGCAATGTGTCAGCCGCCGCGCCTCACAGCTCGCGCCGCTTCATCGCGCCGGCGATGTACTCGGCCTGGCGGATCGCCAGCGCGACGATGGTCAGGGTCGGGTTGGCGGCGCCGCTCGACGTGAACTGGCTGCCGTCGGAGACGAACAGGTTCTTCACGTCGTGGGTCTGGCCCCATTTGTTGAGCACGCCGTCGCGCGGCTTTGCACTCATGCGGTTGGTGCCCATGTTGTGGCTCGCGGGGTAGGGCGGCATGTCGATCACGCGGGTGGCTCCGACCGCCTCG
This genomic interval carries:
- a CDS encoding sigma-54-dependent Fis family transcriptional regulator, with product MLAQIQRDHIDHVLAVSHSDDAATDPIHRSWVRCVHDYGLDPSRPTRAHIVEQAQLREHKDQIEEFLGVARTGMEQLYKRMAGIGYVLLLTDAHGIAVDFIGNDAWASELKQAGLYLGADWSEERAGTCAVGTCIVEQSPITCHHTDHFDASHISLTCNSAPLFDPTGGLLGVLDVSALISPASRDSQHLALQLATMYAQMVEDANFLRYFRDRWVLRLNSAWTMVDVSGEIMLAFDAEGVIVGANNGARRNLRPLQGGTDADARLVGRPLGEVFREGIDAIWRIARAGFVADRTALSTAGGEVYYGAVLPPRVAPRTAVPHAPVEHPVPAALKRLAGDDPQMQRLIGQATRLVNRPVNILIHGETGTGKEVLAKALHESSSRAGATFVAVNCAAIPESLIESELFGYTPGSFTGGRSKGMRGLIQQSSGGTLFLDEIGDMPLQLQTRLLRVLAEREVLPLGADKPVPVDLRVVAASHRDLRKLIAEGRFREDLYYRLCGAILYLPALRQRRDRDYLIDQLLAVEGAELGTNAALTPSARAVLHDYAWPGNVRQLRNVLRFALAVCDGASITPDDLPAELMAAAGLDAEETPPAPVAAGGGSEAAQLESALRRHRWNVTAAAAELGICRATVYRQMKRHGIVPPNQA
- a CDS encoding DoxX family protein; its protein translation is MSNGFVKRLLATQAGWSALALRVPVGIIFVAHGAQKLFAWFGGYGLQGTGQWMESIGLAPGQLMALLAGGAEFFGGLALIVGLLVRPAAAVLAFAMLVAIFSVHAANGLFMKNNGYEFGLALLAVSISLAFSGAGRASLDAVLAPADNKR